A single window of Neospora caninum Liverpool complete genome, chromosome XII DNA harbors:
- a CDS encoding putative centrosomal protein codes for MKNAWSAFRGAVQEFNAVLLSEDEEDDEEEEGEEELLGEGSVDDQHADHSTEQHCPASQTEDSVKTLKLRLHQEEQRRLFVERRLQQAEKETAEHTQLIVDLRNQCRLLRGPRGGPSSISTPRDAAAAAFPPPDSDLFETASLAGSPLIPLSDLRAPVRKLLHALCGSDADSGLPAFPGASRVSKRFDLSRKSSRGVEAGSASSASLPGLKGPDAGAEDSHASSEPEGNGSGTPFVDGEEECGDFGRDAQEALMQLDAACCCTERARGRAEWLLSEWTNLVASPAFQRAASATLAPCLPPSQLEWLESEAAAAASRAVPSAENSSPILDWFALSARLLECLHCLSAENDSAPAVSGEEGRTASLEKRHRRLFLSRQCSIRGSGEAAGSAVADDRGAAGAAACDNDGPVPGDIVAEKQLQDEVRLRQLLQHRISLQERRIHELEDELRNVKEAFEHQVNQTTEAAKKAEDQEAERQAQVQQHMNEALRSVRQQYDSLLQQYERLQTANRKAAQSDETERPGDPVVARSQQLECENRDLLLQVKAWQRAHADVSQSLQAASAELAEHRSHAMKVEALEKELTLSKSELARLSNLQSVQNQSELELIQSHAERDAIEAELNEARRTVESLNKVMEHMQEESDAMLQRLKGEKEQTETEVRQLRRKLRENAGAVTDLSGTREELAEAKTKVTALEEALDRFLLENAKLKDEIEKILERQQKEEDEREYYVDRRLISEMIAKHQALEGQIRRRDEVFLLICDVLQLSEEDRAKIGIRTRKGAQGDQDQGKRLSERFVEFLNEETK; via the exons ATGAAGAATGCTTGGTCGGCATTCCGCGGGGCAGTCCAGGAGTTCAACGCG gttcttctctcggaggacgaagaggacgatgaagaagaagagggagaagaggaactgcTGGGGGAAGGCAGCGTGGACGATCAACAT GCGGACCACTCTACAGAACAGCATTGCCCCGCGTCTCAAACAGAAGACAGTGTCAAAACTTTGAAGCTGCGTCTCCATCAGGAGGAACAGAGGCGTCTCTTTGTCGAACGACGTCTTCAGCAGGCAG agaaggagaccgCAGAACACACCCAACTGATTGTGGATTTGCGCAACCAgtgccgccttctccgtggGCCACGGGGTGGACCTTCTTCCATCTCCACTCCTCGTGacgccgccgcagcggcgtTTCCGCCGCCAGACAGCGATCTGTTCGAGACGGCTTCCCTCGCAGGGAGTCCTCTCATCCCTCTCAGCGACTTGCGTGCCCCAGTTCGCAAACTGTTGCACGCACTGTGTGGATCAGACGCTGACAGCGGGTTGCCTGCATTCCCTGGAGCCTCACGGGTCTCGAAACGGTTCGATCTGTCGAGGAAAAGCTCGCGTGGCGTGGAGGCGGGAAGCGCCAGCAGTGCATCTCTCCCCGGTCTGAAAGGGCCCGATGCAGGAGCGGAGGACAGCCACGCGAGTTCGGAGCCGGAAGGAAACGGCTCGGGCACTCCCTTTGTCGATGGGGAAGAGGAATGCGGGGACTTCGGCCGAGACGCCCAAGAGGCGCTCATGCAACTCGATGCCGCCTGCTGCTGTACGGAGAGGGCAAGGGGACGAGCTGAGTGGCTCCTCAGTGAGTGGACGAACCTCGTCG CGTCGCCGGCGTTTCAACGAGCTGCGTCTGCAACCTTGGCGCCGTGCCTGCCTCCCAGTCAACTGGAGTGGCtagagagcgaggcagccgctgcggcctctcgcgCGGTGCCTTCGGCTGAGAATTCGTCGCCCATTCTCGATTGGTTCGCGCTCTCCGCCCGACTCCTCGAGTGTCTTcactgcctctccgccgAGAACGATTCAGCTCCTGCGGTGTCtggcgaggagggaaggacgGCGTCCCtagaaaaaagacacagacgactctttttgtctcgacAGTGTTCCATTCGAGGCTCCGGGGAAGCAGCTGGTTCTGCAGTCGCCGACGACCGGGGGGCTGCCGGTGCCGCAG CATGCGACAATGATGGACCAGTGCCGGGTGACATCGTGGCTGAGAAGCAATTGCAAGACGAGGTGCGCCTTCGCCAGCTACTCCAGCATCGGATTTCTTTGCAGGAGCGCCGGATCCACGAACTCGAGGACGAGCTGCGGAACGTCAAAGAGGCTTTCGAGCACCAAGTGAACCAAACCACTGAGGCCGCCAAGAAG GCTGAAGAccaggaggcagagcgacAGGCCCAAGTCCAGCAGCACATGAACGAAGCTCTTCGTTCCGTCAG GCAGCAGTACGATTCGTTGCTCCAGCAGTACGAGAGGCTTCAAACTGCCAATCGAAAGGCCGCACAGAgtgacgaaacagagaggccaggCGACCCCGTGGTTGCTCGGTCACAGCAACTCGAATGCGAAAATCGGgaccttcttctccaggtcAAGGCTTGGCAG CGAGCGCACGCGGACGTGTCGCAGTCCTTGCAAGCCGCATCGGCGGAGCTCGCCGAACACAGGTCACACGCAATG AAGGTCGAGGCTTTGGAAAAGGAGCTGACTTTGTCTAAAAGCGAACTTGCGCGGCTAAGCAATCTGCAGAGCGTTCAGAATCAATCAG AACTAGAGTTGATTCAGTCTCACGCTGAACGGGATGCTATTGAGGCGGAGTTGAACGAAGCGCGTCGAACGGTCGAAAGTCTTAACAAGGTCATGGAGCACATGCAA GAGGAGAGTGACGCAATGCTGCAAAGGCtaaaaggagaaaaggaacagactGAAACGGAAGTCAGACAACTTCGGAGAAAACTGAGAGAG AACGCGGGTGCGGTGACTGATCTTTCGGGAACTCGTGAGGAACTGGCTGAAGCCAAGACCAAGGTGACAGCGTTGGAAGAGGCTTTGGACAGGTTCCTGTTGGAAAACGCAAAGCTCAA AGACGAGATTGAAAAGATACTGGAACGGCAgcagaaggaggaagacgaacgcgaaTATTATGTAGACCGACGACTAATATCTGAAATGATTGCCAAGCACCAAGCTCTGGAA GGCCAAATTCGGCGGCGAGATGAAGTCTTTTTGTTGATATGCGACGTGCTCCAGTTatcggaggaagacagagcaAAAATTGGCATTCGCACCAGGAAAGGAGCCCAAGGGGACCAGGACCAG GGCAAAAGGCTGTCGGAGAGATTCGTTGAATTCCTTAACGAGGAAACCAAGTGA